A part of Actinobaculum sp. 313 genomic DNA contains:
- a CDS encoding aminotransferase class I/II-fold pyridoxal phosphate-dependent enzyme gives MANDFDSPTIDTLTSYASQKWTKYPGTIGAWIAEMDFGIANEVRDFIIAEAQRGTMGYLTDEDRSRSLTATSRWLSRFGWEPEPERMLLVPEVLEAMRQTIKHFTRPGSAVIIPTPAYMPFLTIPGEFGREAIQVPAIHDGNTWHLDIAGIERAFSAGAGLLVLCNPWNPTGRCLTREELEAVCAVVAKHDGYVFEDAVHASLILDDDATYIPYATINDAAAAHSITSVAASKGWNIPGLKCAQMVFNNPSHWQRFKPISYPVTEPTSTLGARAAAVCYMEAQAWNDEVRAYLASNRDLLEERVVTWEGVEVAHAEGTYISFLEFTDLASSGRFGRRSPATFIREEARVALTEGLLSGRDYATFARLAFATPRPILTELLDRIESALYR, from the coding sequence ATGGCAAATGACTTCGACTCCCCGACCATCGACACGCTTACGTCGTACGCGTCGCAAAAGTGGACAAAATACCCGGGCACAATCGGCGCCTGGATTGCTGAGATGGACTTCGGCATAGCAAACGAGGTGCGCGACTTTATCATCGCCGAGGCACAGCGCGGAACCATGGGTTACCTGACAGACGAGGATCGCTCGCGTAGCCTCACGGCAACATCGCGCTGGCTCTCCCGTTTCGGCTGGGAGCCTGAACCCGAGCGAATGCTCCTCGTGCCCGAAGTTCTTGAAGCCATGCGCCAAACAATCAAGCATTTCACCCGCCCCGGAAGCGCGGTTATCATCCCCACCCCGGCCTACATGCCCTTCCTGACCATCCCGGGCGAGTTCGGCCGTGAGGCCATCCAAGTCCCGGCCATTCACGACGGCAACACCTGGCACCTCGATATCGCGGGAATAGAGCGCGCCTTCTCGGCCGGAGCGGGCCTTCTTGTGCTCTGCAACCCGTGGAACCCAACCGGGCGTTGCCTCACTCGTGAAGAACTGGAGGCGGTCTGCGCCGTCGTCGCCAAACATGACGGTTACGTTTTTGAAGACGCCGTTCACGCTTCGTTGATTCTGGACGACGACGCCACCTACATACCCTACGCAACCATCAACGACGCGGCGGCTGCCCACAGCATCACCTCTGTCGCCGCCTCGAAGGGCTGGAATATCCCCGGCCTCAAATGCGCCCAGATGGTCTTCAATAACCCGTCCCACTGGCAGCGATTCAAGCCGATCTCCTACCCCGTCACCGAGCCGACTAGCACTTTGGGCGCCCGCGCTGCAGCGGTGTGCTACATGGAAGCACAGGCGTGGAATGACGAGGTCCGCGCCTACTTGGCCAGCAATCGCGACTTGCTGGAGGAACGGGTTGTCACCTGGGAAGGAGTCGAAGTAGCCCACGCGGAAGGCACCTACATATCCTTCCTCGAGTTCACCGACCTGGCCAGCAGCGGGCGTTTCGGGCGCCGTTCCCCCGCAACCTTCATCCGAGAGGAGGCACGAGTTGCCCTGACCGAGGGCTTGTTGAGCGGACGCGACTATGCCACATTCGCCCGCTTGGCCTTCGCAACGCCACGCCCGATTCTCACGGAACTACTTGATCGCATTGAGAGTGCGCTTTATCGGTAG
- a CDS encoding DUF6318 family protein, protein MSGKQVKKRRERAGERITVPGWRGIVSAFIAFLICALLGSCGRADEAEPSGASSDVTVASAGAATESGEGGGAGRVPDAPEVDPPERPPEMDRADEVGADAAAQYFLELYLYAYLTGDLTEWNAMSLEECEFCASVAGDVESLTADGGWADAAVDVADAQVWISDDDPNYYRVDFLVRRTDAVRHEPDGGVRTYEDGDYALIFGLHQNGEWMISSFDIVEASQFGTGT, encoded by the coding sequence ATGAGCGGGAAACAGGTGAAGAAGCGCAGAGAGCGTGCTGGCGAGCGAATCACGGTGCCGGGCTGGCGTGGCATTGTGTCGGCGTTCATTGCCTTCCTCATCTGTGCCCTGCTTGGAAGTTGTGGTCGAGCCGATGAGGCCGAGCCGAGCGGCGCTTCATCGGATGTGACGGTAGCCAGTGCGGGCGCTGCGACCGAGTCCGGGGAGGGCGGCGGGGCTGGCAGGGTACCCGATGCGCCGGAAGTGGATCCTCCTGAGCGTCCGCCGGAAATGGATCGTGCCGACGAGGTCGGCGCAGACGCAGCGGCGCAGTACTTCTTGGAGTTATACCTGTACGCGTATCTCACAGGCGACTTGACTGAGTGGAACGCAATGTCACTAGAGGAATGCGAGTTTTGTGCGTCTGTGGCGGGTGATGTTGAGTCCTTGACAGCTGACGGGGGCTGGGCAGATGCGGCGGTTGACGTAGCGGATGCTCAGGTCTGGATCAGCGATGACGATCCGAACTACTACCGGGTGGATTTCCTTGTGCGTCGAACGGATGCCGTTAGGCACGAGCCTGATGGTGGTGTCAGAACATACGAGGATGGCGACTATGCGTTGATTTTCGGGCTGCATCAAAATGGGGAGTGGATGATCTCATCGTTTGACATTGTGGAGGCCTCGCAGTTTGGGACGGGCACATGA
- the gltX gene encoding glutamate--tRNA ligase produces the protein MATTTAAGSDIRVRFCPSPTGTPHVGMVRTCLFNYAYARHVGGTFVFRIEDTDAARDSEESFNAIIDSLQWMGLDWDEGVGVGGPHGPYRQSERTGIYADVAAKLLAGGYAYESFSTPEEVEKRHRDAGRDPKLGYDGYDRTLTQEQKDAYRAEGRQPVLRMRMPDEDITFTDLVRGEITFKAGSVPDYVIVRAGGDPLYTLTNPVDDAMMEITHVLRGEDLLSSTPRQIVMYLALEELGIAKFTPRFGHLPYVMGEGNRKLSKRDPESNLLLHRERGIIPEGLLNYLGLLGWSIAPDHDIFSKDEMVAAFDISDVNPNPARFDDKKCVAINAEHIRQLDLADYTARLVPYLQQAGVVATSAYDELTDEQRARLDAAAPLAQTRMQLLGEVGELLRFLFVNAVDLTYNEKAIGKLKDSAPDALRAAADVLRGLEDFTPEAIKPALDAELVDRLGIKPRLAYGPLFVAMTGTNVSIPVVDSIAILGKAEALTRIEQLLTRIVR, from the coding sequence ATGGCTACTACAACTGCTGCGGGTTCCGATATCCGCGTTCGCTTCTGTCCATCTCCCACTGGAACTCCTCATGTTGGAATGGTGCGCACCTGCCTGTTCAACTACGCATATGCCAGGCACGTAGGCGGCACCTTCGTGTTCCGCATCGAGGACACCGATGCCGCCCGCGACTCGGAAGAGTCTTTCAACGCCATCATTGACTCGCTGCAGTGGATGGGACTCGACTGGGATGAGGGTGTTGGTGTCGGCGGTCCGCACGGTCCCTACCGGCAGTCGGAGCGCACCGGAATCTATGCCGACGTCGCCGCCAAACTCCTGGCGGGCGGTTATGCATACGAATCCTTCTCCACACCGGAGGAGGTCGAGAAACGGCACCGAGACGCTGGGCGCGATCCGAAGCTCGGCTACGACGGATATGACCGCACTCTCACCCAAGAGCAAAAAGACGCGTATCGCGCCGAAGGTCGGCAACCGGTTCTGCGCATGCGTATGCCCGATGAAGACATCACGTTCACCGACCTCGTCCGGGGCGAGATCACCTTCAAGGCCGGTTCGGTCCCGGACTACGTAATTGTTCGCGCCGGGGGAGACCCGCTCTATACGCTGACCAACCCGGTCGACGACGCAATGATGGAAATCACGCATGTCCTGCGCGGTGAGGATCTGCTGTCATCCACACCGCGACAAATCGTCATGTACCTGGCGCTGGAAGAGCTTGGCATCGCCAAATTCACTCCACGCTTTGGCCATTTGCCCTACGTCATGGGAGAGGGGAACCGGAAACTTTCTAAGCGTGATCCAGAATCGAATCTTCTCCTGCATCGTGAACGCGGGATCATACCGGAAGGTCTGCTCAACTATCTCGGTCTTCTCGGGTGGTCCATCGCGCCTGACCACGACATCTTCTCAAAGGATGAAATGGTGGCCGCGTTCGACATTAGCGACGTCAATCCAAACCCCGCCCGTTTCGACGACAAGAAATGCGTGGCGATCAACGCGGAGCATATTCGACAGTTGGACCTTGCTGATTACACGGCACGCCTCGTTCCCTACCTCCAGCAGGCAGGGGTTGTTGCCACATCCGCCTATGACGAGTTGACGGATGAACAACGCGCCAGGCTCGACGCCGCTGCACCCCTCGCGCAGACCCGAATGCAGCTGCTCGGGGAAGTAGGCGAACTGCTCCGCTTCCTCTTCGTCAACGCCGTCGACCTGACATACAACGAAAAAGCTATCGGCAAGCTAAAGGACTCTGCGCCGGATGCTTTGCGAGCCGCGGCGGACGTACTACGTGGACTGGAGGACTTCACCCCGGAGGCGATCAAGCCCGCGCTGGATGCCGAACTTGTCGACAGGCTGGGAATCAAGCCTCGTCTCGCATACGGCCCACTGTTCGTGGCGATGACCGGAACGAATGTCTCGATCCCGGTCGTCGATTCAATCGCCATCTTGGGCAAGGCAGAAGCGCTGACCCGCATCGAACAGCTTCTTACGAGAATCGTTCGTTAG
- a CDS encoding carbohydrate ABC transporter permease: protein MSAKHAYNAATPPSSAADRGNGAAAAQVDSDASEQSRTIVEGTRIVTSAHATVQPVSLHHKGRSIASRLVGFINRGAVNVVLIIVAVMWMLPTFGLLVSSLRTNTASEQSGWWTAFGDLSQLTLDNYARRLSSPSFARALLNTVLIVVPSTFLVVALGAMAGYALAWIRFRGRDWVLVATVALMAVPLQVSFIPLARLFRDMHIFGTRWAVILFHTAFGLPFAVYLLRNFFRQIPAEMLEAARIDGANELYIFGRICLPLALPSIASLTIFQFLWSWNDMLVALIFAGANDAPITVELQKSLRNFSANIDLLSSGAFLSMLVPLLVFFAFQRYFVNALMAGSTK, encoded by the coding sequence ATGAGTGCAAAGCATGCCTATAACGCGGCTACGCCTCCCAGTAGCGCCGCGGATCGCGGGAATGGTGCCGCGGCCGCGCAGGTGGACTCGGATGCGAGCGAGCAATCGCGCACAATTGTGGAAGGCACCCGCATCGTCACCTCAGCGCACGCCACCGTGCAACCCGTCTCACTGCACCACAAAGGGCGCAGCATTGCTTCGCGCCTCGTCGGATTCATAAACCGCGGGGCCGTCAATGTTGTTCTCATCATTGTGGCCGTCATGTGGATGCTGCCCACCTTCGGTCTCCTCGTCTCTTCCTTGCGCACGAATACTGCCTCGGAACAGTCGGGGTGGTGGACCGCATTTGGTGACCTGTCGCAGTTGACACTGGATAACTACGCGCGGCGCCTCTCGTCACCCTCCTTTGCCAGAGCGCTGCTCAACACGGTTCTGATCGTTGTTCCCTCGACCTTCCTCGTTGTCGCGCTTGGTGCAATGGCAGGGTACGCGCTAGCGTGGATCCGGTTTCGTGGCCGCGATTGGGTGCTGGTTGCAACCGTTGCCCTGATGGCCGTGCCGCTGCAGGTCTCCTTCATCCCGCTGGCACGGCTCTTCCGCGACATGCATATCTTCGGTACGCGTTGGGCGGTCATTCTCTTCCATACCGCTTTCGGGCTGCCTTTCGCGGTCTACCTCTTACGCAACTTCTTCCGCCAGATTCCCGCCGAAATGCTTGAGGCGGCACGGATCGACGGCGCCAATGAGCTCTACATCTTCGGACGGATCTGTTTGCCACTGGCGCTTCCTTCGATCGCTTCGCTGACGATCTTTCAGTTCCTCTGGTCCTGGAATGACATGTTGGTGGCACTGATATTCGCCGGCGCGAACGACGCACCGATCACGGTCGAGCTACAGAAATCACTGCGCAACTTCTCCGCCAACATCGACCTGCTCTCATCGGGCGCTTTCCTGTCGATGCTCGTTCCTCTGCTCGTCTTCTTCGCCTTCCAGCGCTACTTTGTGAACGCACTTATGGCCGGATCGACGAAATAG